TGTACAATTGCGGCCATGGCGGTGTAAATGTTTCGTTCCGTGGCAATCGGTACCTCAAATTTCGTATGCATAAGAAAGCAGACGACCAGCCGCGAATATACTGGAGATGCATCGAAGAGAATTGCAGAGCACAGGTTTACACCGAAAACGCAAATTGGGGGACCGTTTACTGGCAAGAGAAAACTAACAAGCATAACCACTCGACAGATATTGACGTAGACGGAATGGTAGATGCCTTGGTAAACAGCCAAGATCAAGATGGTTTGCAGAATGCCGAGGATGAAAAGTTGGAGGTGTTGGCTAGTggcaaaaaatattacaaatattcGATTCTTAAATTGCCCAATGGcgatgatatttttgtttacgGTGGTCACCGACATCTCCTACTCACGGAAAAGGTTTGAACGGTGTGGGTAAATTGTactgttttgtttacttttttttttttaatttgcaggCCAATGGAATGAAACTATACGGATGTACTGTCAAAACGTGTAGAGCAGTGATCTATTACAGGAATGTAAATGATTGGAATATCTACAGTGGGTCAGGCAACATGGCCAAAGAACCGGTTACATATAGGAAATGCCACAAAATTATGTCTTTCGAAAATCACTATTATTACTACAGTGGAAATAGATTTAAATATCAAAAGGCTGCCTTGCAATGGTACTGTTACCTGAGAAAATCGCACAAATGCAAGGCTTCAATCACCACAACGGAACAGGAAGTCGTACTGAGTAATAACAACCAAATGCGGAAAAGGCCACATAACCATTCAAAGGATGCGTACAATTTGGATGAAATGCAAAATATCATTATAGGTCAGGAGGCAATTCCCCCAATCGAATCGAGCGAATATCACGTGGCAAAGAACGTGTAcggtttcgattttatcatttttgaaggGCTCCGCTACACCATAGCGAGTAGTAGGACCAACGGAATTAAGTTTTGTCGTTGCGTAGAGGCGGTTGAATGTAAATCAACTATTTTTCTGCACCCTAACGGTGTCATCGTTAAGTATATGTCCGATAACGACCATTCCCATCAGCTTCCAACAGAGCCACTTGACATTGGTGCATCGGACTATGTCCTCCAAACACCAGCCGAGGAACGTATCGGAAAAATGTTCTGGTGGCACAACGGTTTCAAATACCGCCGACAATATGGAAGTGATGATAACAGAGTTCGCTACCGTTGTGTTGAGCGTTTTGAAGGCTGTACGGCTTCCTTCACGTCCGACGCTTTCGGCAACCTGTTACGGGACAATACGACAATCCACAACCACCGCCAGCCCCACGACGATAAAGAACGGTTGCGAGCTCAGTTCGAATCAGAAGGCACCGCCGACTATCAGTTAGAGAAGTGCCCGGTTGATGGTTGGGATGTAATAACATACGGCGAAGGTCGCTACTGTCACTTCTATAACCATCGGGATGGATGGCGCGTTTGGCGTTGCTTCGCCGGTCCCAGTTGTCGCTCTACTCTGTTCCAGGACCCAGCCGACGGGCGGGTATTCAATCCAGAAGAGTTTCTACACCATCACGACGACATACGGTCGGGCACTAGAAGAGcaacgaggaaaaaagaaaaagaacggGCTGCCCAGCGACGGGCTCaggagaaaaatgttttcagcgACTCGGCAGAAAGCGAAGAACTTCATTACGATCTAGAATAAGTTGACGATCATGTTGGGCATCCATGctgttgttttatgaaatgattattttaagGATTACCATTTgtcattcacgaaaaaaaaccgttttttctaaattttatctttattcCTTCATTTAACGTATAATGCATACCACAACATAAGTGTAATAAAATCCGCTTTTCAGATAATGGGTACTTTAATCTACAGCCAAATGCTCATGTTGTTGTAAATAGCTGACGCTCACATTGGCCTCTTCCGCTATGCTGGTATCGTCGATGATGCTGGAATCATCGACCACTACCCCACTCTTGATGTCCATTGATGTTTCGAGAGCCATCGAACTCTCACCGGGTTCGACCTTAGACTTATCCGATGATCCTCCGCCGGATGCGCCAGACGATCTGACGCCGACCCCGAGCCATTCCAGCGACTGGGCCAACGGATGGTCGGCGTGCTTTTTGGTCTTCAAATGACAAATTAGATTTTTCTTGAGCGAAAACTCTCGTCCACAGATCGGGCATCGGAATGCCGGACCCTGTTCGTGTTCCAGGACGTGCACTTTTAGGCGCTGCCGATCATTGAAAACTTCACCGCACTTGCTGCAACGGTATTCCTCCGGGAAGTGCTTTTTGCGCAGATGGCCCCCGATGGCCGTGGTGATACAGTTGCAGATCAGACACTTGTACTTTTTCAGTGCCCCCGGTGTCGGGACTTCATCTGGAGGTGCATCGACGTAGAACTGGGTCCAGCGGCCGGGCGACTgatagttttcgtttttctcgtGACGCTTCTCGTGCCAGCGCAGTGAGTTTATGGATGTGTACCTGTGGAGAAGATGCGATTAAaggatttaaactttttttctcaaattggattttgaaaatttaaaaaacgtaATAAAGTGAAATCCCAACTCACCTTCGCTGGCAGTATTTGCAGTGGAATTCCTGATCCGAGTGGAACGTCTTGATGTGATTCGTCACGGCGTCCAATGTTTTCAGCTTTTTGTGACAGATTTTACACTCGTGTTTCGGCTCACTTTGTTCGTGGACCCGCCCAATATGCCGCCGCAGTTTGTGCGATTCAACAAATTGCTTGCCGCAATGCTCGCAACTAAACTGCTTCGTGTGTGTCCGCAGATGGATCAATAGGACCAGCTTGGTGGGGAATTCGCCTCCACAGACCTCACAGAAGTGGGGTTCTTTCTTACCGGAAACCTCCGGGTGAACCATCTGCACGTGTAGACTAATGGCATTTGAGCTGCTGTAGTGTCTATCGCAATGTTGACATTTGTAAGGCTTCCGGTGCATCTGCAAATGATTGTTCAGTGTTGTTACATTGTTAATGACAACGACTTCTTTCACGCAATCTGGACAGGTGTACGGCAAAAGGTCGCGATGTTCACACAGATGTGCTAGCACAGCGTCGGCATTTTCCAGGGGTAAACCTTTGCATACGTAACATTTGTGATCATTCTGGCGAGGACGGTCCGGATCCAGGAATCTCGTCTTCTTACGGCCCGGTTTGCCTTTCAGCTTTTTGCTATCTGTGGTATTCTTTTTTCGCCGAACATTTCGCTGTTGACGCTTTTTACGGGCCGCCTTCCTCTTCTTACGCCTCACTAGCAGCTCGTCTTCATCACTGTCCTCGCTATCGTCCTCACtgtcgtcatcatcatcgctGTTTTCATCCCTTTCATCGTCATCATTGGACTCGGAAGATTCCTCCAGCTTATCAATCTCTTCTTTAGAAGGCGTGTAGTCTTCGTCCCCTGTTCCGATTTCGTTTTCATCTTGCTCCAAGTATTCTTCATTGATGTAATCTTCGTCAGTTTGTTCAACATCTACCTCATGTTtgatttccaatatttttccaaTATCAGCTACCACGCTACAAATAATGAAAGAAAGTTAAAACAACGAAGCAAGTATTTgattttgtagatttaatttaacTTTGGAACTGCAAATTTCATCTTAACTATCTATAATCCAACATAAATCTAGAATTCTGAATGATTTTATCTGACATTAACAGTTTGATCACACTACAACttgtttaaacttttaattGCACATGTGCAATTTATTTaagataatttaaataaaattaaaatatgtaggTACAGTTAAAGTTAAGTAAAGAAATTGTTAACGAAGAAAATCACGTATTCAAACTTCAGTTTTATATCACAACAATAACCCTTTTTCGATATTATTtcttattatcaaaataaaaaaataactgttaaaaTAAGgtaaaatgattgatttgttgggataaaaaaaattaagtaataaTTAAAACAGATTTTGCTATCAGTGCGCGATTGATGGAATAATTGTAACTCGTTTCAAATCAACATCTGATACGAATACgcccattttgaaaatcaatatgTCTACTATCGGGAGAGATACAGAAAACAAGAGAGACAGCGCCCCATCCATTTCCCACTATCATAAGTTCCCTTACAGTTCTTGCTTGCAGGCTTCTTCCAGTACTTCCACCTCGACCTCTTCCTCCTTGATCTCAACCAGTGGAACGTGCCTGCCGGAATCGATCAGCTGCTGCCGTAGCTTCAAGTCGTTTCCCCGGAAGAAGGATATCGTTTCCTGAATTTTGCGCATCTGGGTGGCACACTGCCGGCATACCTGCTGCGGCAGTCCATCGCGGACATCCACCTGCGACGAAGGaataaagaaaatgacaaaaacaaacgaaaaatcaACCATTTCCCTGCTAACAATCCGGAACggcctataaaaaaaaattgctgctcACATGAACGCGTAAAATTTCCTCGAAAAGTAGGTTGATCGATCCCTGCGGATGGCTTTCAAATATTGACCGCAATCGGGGCCGCGGTTCGGTACACAACCTACAGATCAGGCTGAAGTTCATCGCGGAcacaaaatggtaaaattttcaatgaataaaaCCATTAAAAGTGCACGGACAGATCCGATACGATACGGGAGATCCTCGTCGCTTCCACTTCGAAAAAACTTTATCCGTCAAATTTGCACAGTCGGTTAAGAAAATTCAAACTGCGGAAAAAATGCACCCTCCAGCATACACTGGAAAAAAACAGTTCTGTACACTGATACAAATTGAAACGTTTAAATTCGTTTAACTGGCAGAGTGAAATCGCAGACACCAtatacccagactgatcagtggcggTTGAGCCCATACAACTACAAATCGCCCAGAACCATACGCCATCTatcggggcatcgtgaaaccattgtgcttcatcaagaaaaaaaaatgcacttgataattaacaagccaaatgaaaacttgtttgattgaatcacctatgagtatttgaaattctttttagaatattttcaatttggtttttgtcttcaatgttGAACTGTTTACTCTAATTTACTGTATCATGATAAGAAATGAATGTTGTACACACCATGCCCGTTGAtcgatttagatgaaaaaatacaaaacttacGTTGTATCGGTCCTTAGTTTAGAGCCAATTATTTTGGTATTCAgctttgatttctaaatttatccggctgagtgacagtttgaaatttataatgtCCGCATTAAATAATTCATTAAGTTCTGAATTGTTCGTCTTATTCTGTTTATTTATAGTTTactacgacaaaaaaaaacaaacttcataATATGATTtattatatccttgaaaaacttgaattccaaTCAATCTTAGCTGTTTTGGCTAATATCTAGATTGGTTTGAGGAGTGAAATACATTATCGTTGGAATGATTAGAACTTGTTTagacaatttgcaaaaaaaaattaagtagaatAATAAATATGACGAATGTATTGGCCAGCGCTTTAatcatatttactttttttttttgtttcaattatagtctTTTTACAATCTTTatagcattcgcgactttatcaacgttgcagttggcgaattgttattgaaaaactatccggtacaactgtgttcgatgtttactcttgggctcgaactcgcggacatcggctcaggaggcaacagacttgccaactgagttatATCACAAGCCTCAACCATATTTActgctggtagtgttcgtgatataatgctggttgtttcaataaaatttatatttcgatTTAGAAATATAACCTCAGAAACTTTTTTAGCCTTATTCTGGACTAGGGGAAAATAAGCCTAAAAAGCCTaattttttagacaatttttccatctttttccgttcaactttttctctaagaaatttttggaaaacaaggTCAAATATCCACTGAATTTGAGACATTTAAAAAtgtctgtttcaaatccatttctccTTGTTTCTAAAAAACTTTCACGattgaaatttaaccaaatgTTTTAATTCAAAGTTATGTTTAAATCATAGTCTTTAAGTAATTAGTATACAAAATGAAtccattcttaaaaaaattataattttgaatgatgttTATTTCATGTGAATAAGCAATAATTTCACTGTATTATTTATCGAATTCAATACTTTTCCACACAGCcgaaacgaattttgaatggtaaaagaacattactctcttgatgcaaacgaagatgatttttattttcttgtcgttgCATGAAATGTCAAATAGCGTATGCCTGTGTGAGTGAATtcgttttatgttttgattttgatgtgacgaactcacgtttgtttttttatacccattGATAGCATCGATTACACGTGCGATATTCAATAAATGGTTCGAAATTTGTccaacaaaaataatgaaaacggGTAAAACACTTTGTCAGTGTTGTTTATCTTCGAGAagtatactgccgttctaagcaagattgtcccatgtgcaAAAACGTGTAAACGAggaaaacgcgattgaaattacagctctatttccaatttttctctcaaacttaaaattcaccgacagttttttgatagtgaacatttcaagttaatcattttacaatgttgtctgccaaaaaaaaaatacatttcctacaaacaaacagcaaattagagcgaaaaatgctccgtgtgacacttttgcgtagaatcagaacgcatacaGATGCTAGTTccacgaaaaactgtcacacggctccaatttttctatcattttaaaagctcgtttagtttcttttttcccaaaaactcaagttaaaccgtaatttgagaaatactttcttcctgtaagtagtgcctcACGAAAAGTGTTTTGTGAATATTTCTCTGAAtgaaacactcaaggcttctcgctcctcctccgccctctattttagtattcttttcagtgaataacacagtttaaactcatcttaagagaattttttgagaaaatttgcatttttcatagaatttcctctagtgtgacattcttgcgtagaactatggggctgttcactaattacgtaagcaaaattttggaaattttatagcctccctccccccctggtaagaaaaagtaagatttttctaaaccccccctccccccctagtaagatcttacgtttttgattatttgaaaaattgcttcaagcaaagcactttttaagtaaaacttaacatatgcatttgaaaagcacaatttatacaaaacaagaAATGAAATGTTACAAACGATTACAGAAAACGTTATTTAAGACATACGATTTAAGACATACGAGCAGcataattttcgataaatttccacaatcgaaaaaacaatacaaaagcTAAATTCCAAATAAGAAAAGAGTGAAAAATAAGGTTAACAAGGTAccataaaaattgttatgttttgacatcaaaatcaaaaaaatctaaaatagttCATTCTAAAATtggtgcaaaaatgtttaacgacaataaCGTTGTTAGTAAACTCAAAAGCTCAGACTTATTTCAGCAGTGAGCGATAaagtttaaggatttttttggtaaatcttttgttaaatagagtttttttcatttactgaaggcattgaaagataaataacataacatcaaaaataaccaacaaaAAGGTAGTGAGAAAAAAACCTGAGCACTATAGTTTCGTATGGCtgacgaattatcaatgtaatatttcttacgtaagatttttgaaaaccccccctacccccctagtaagagatcgtaagcaaatgtgatacccccccaccccccctttgtgcttacgtaattagtgaacagcccctatcaacatagagacaaccaccttgatgaaaatttcgtataagttcagaactaagtatacttgtttgtgtttttattcgaaagttaacactaaaagagattgtttccagcaaaaaagttaaaatgaccccaaagtcacatgggacagtcttgcttggaacggcagtataCCGGCCGGAAAACTCGATCGCTAAGATCCAACGATTGAAGGATACGGCTGAGGCCGAGGCCGCTGGCAAGGAGGAACCTCCGGCAAAGAAAACCAACCGCCTGCGGTTTTATTGGCATCTTCAACTTATCAACAGAACATGAAAAGCTAAGCTATTATCACTAAACTCGGATGGGTGAGACTGTTTGTcaagaatcatcattttgtcaacCAACGCACTTGATTAGAAATTGTTCTAAATTTGCGAgaaaatgtttacaaatgcATCATCTCGAGGTCCAAAATATTGTTTCGAAAACCGCTGGGCTGTAAAAGGGCTCGTTTCGTATCcaagtgaacaaaaaaaaacattgtttttcaaattttgtaaatatagcccctacttttgttttattcagtttttgcaAACATCTGCCTATGCGACGTTTCGGCTAGGAGAAGGTTTTAAGAAACTTTAGATTAAACAgtttattcaacaaaactttgtagtttaagtttattattcgaAACTACGGTAGCCTCAAAGTTACATATAATCTCATCCATTCTTCTGATTTAAGAGTTCCCAGTAACATAATTTAAAGCCATATTCAATGTACTGCCGTTTTGCAATATACAATCGGGGGAATGTTTTTACAATGTCATTTGTCTTTTTCTCAACATTTCCTAGATCGTTATATGTACCGAACTTTTTACAAATAATTGTGTCGTTCGCTACAATATCTTTATACTCGGGAAACTTGAACTTAGCCTTGACGGAGGTTCCTGGGGTTAACGAAATCTTGcagttgaaagtgatcttcacaAATGAAGCTATTGTTAGACAGCTCTTCATTTCCGCAGAACTTTTTCCAGGCGATGGTATccctaaaaataaaactaatataCCTGATCCTTGAATGACTTTTTTTACATTACCTGTATTTTCCATGAACCGAATAGAACGATTTAGGCCCTTTATTAGAGACGTTAAAACAGCCAGGAACACAGCATCGTACAATTCCCATTTTAAATTTCGCGTAGCTGAGCTTAgatgactttttttcaaaaacaaaattccgaATGAACTTAACGCTCAATTTGTCAAAACCGTTCACGATTAAAAAATACACTTTCAAACCTTTCcggtttaattcattttttgatctCATGGATTCTTCTTGTGAATTCACAGTGTGTGGTTTTCAACCTGGACCACACTGGAGTTGTcagaaaatggttgtttttcaaccacaacgcaataaggCTTAATTCATTTTATGATCTCATGGATTCTTCTTGTGAATTCACAGTGTGTGGTTTTCAACCTGGACCACAGTGGAGTTGTcagaaaatggttgtttttcaaccacaacgcaataa
This portion of the Uranotaenia lowii strain MFRU-FL unplaced genomic scaffold, ASM2978415v1 HiC_scaffold_508, whole genome shotgun sequence genome encodes:
- the LOC129760209 gene encoding uncharacterized protein LOC129760209; translation: MEVPKETILKYAAGNQEDNFCRLCFMKSFKLRNVFPFGCDPDGELYRKIRDLALIQLDFATEPNCCVCFRCITRLEEFRQFQNQCDANNNALFEALGKSTRLVAQEKQPEEKKTTVLIKTTPGLLKTPKVLLQKINDIDPFKDSEPVTPKTPTKAEENTRRSKRQSALQHKFIKTTQEQSGEIVDRSHIIEQIKIEPVYAASSDEESELFANEITSSSESEPEFKRKRKVFRSTKSKTPTDSGVPPKKRTSRSRLNVSAETDLDESCEQTGSSTEYRLYNCGHGGVNVSFRGNRYLKFRMHKKADDQPRIYWRCIEENCRAQVYTENANWGTVYWQEKTNKHNHSTDIDVDGMVDALVNSQDQDGLQNAEDEKLEVLASGKKYYKYSILKLPNGDDIFVYGGHRHLLLTEKANGMKLYGCTVKTCRAVIYYRNVNDWNIYSGSGNMAKEPVTYRKCHKIMSFENHYYYYSGNRFKYQKAALQWYCYLRKSHKCKASITTTEQEVVLSNNNQMRKRPHNHSKDAYNLDEMQNIIIGQEAIPPIESSEYHVAKNVYGFDFIIFEGLRYTIASSRTNGIKFCRCVEAVECKSTIFLHPNGVIVKYMSDNDHSHQLPTEPLDIGASDYVLQTPAEERIGKMFWWHNGFKYRRQYGSDDNRVRYRCVERFEGCTASFTSDAFGNLLRDNTTIHNHRQPHDDKERLRAQFESEGTADYQLEKCPVDGWDVITYGEGRYCHFYNHRDGWRVWRCFAGPSCRSTLFQDPADGRVFNPEEFLHHHDDIRSGTRRATRKKEKERAAQRRAQEKNVFSDSAESEELHYDLE
- the LOC129760210 gene encoding zinc finger protein 333-like; the protein is MNFSLICRLCTEPRPRLRSIFESHPQGSINLLFEEILRVHVDVRDGLPQQVCRQCATQMRKIQETISFFRGNDLKLRQQLIDSGRHVPLVEIKEEEVEVEVLEEACKQELVVADIGKILEIKHEVDVEQTDEDYINEEYLEQDENEIGTGDEDYTPSKEEIDKLEESSESNDDDERDENSDDDDDSEDDSEDSDEDELLVRRKKRKAARKKRQQRNVRRKKNTTDSKKLKGKPGRKKTRFLDPDRPRQNDHKCYVCKGLPLENADAVLAHLCEHRDLLPYTCPDCVKEVVVINNVTTLNNHLQMHRKPYKCQHCDRHYSSSNAISLHVQMVHPEVSGKKEPHFCEVCGGEFPTKLVLLIHLRTHTKQFSCEHCGKQFVESHKLRRHIGRVHEQSEPKHECKICHKKLKTLDAVTNHIKTFHSDQEFHCKYCQRRYTSINSLRWHEKRHEKNENYQSPGRWTQFYVDAPPDEVPTPGALKKYKCLICNCITTAIGGHLRKKHFPEEYRCSKCGEVFNDRQRLKVHVLEHEQGPAFRCPICGREFSLKKNLICHLKTKKHADHPLAQSLEWLGVGVRSSGASGGGSSDKSKVEPGESSMALETSMDIKSGVVVDDSSIIDDTSIAEEANVSVSYLQQHEHLAVD